DNA sequence from the Sphingomonas taxi genome:
CGGCGGTACGGCGTCGACGACGAAGTCCATGTCCGAGAAGCCTTCGCCGCTATAATGCGCCGACAGGCCGGGATATCGGCCGGGTTTGTCCGCCATCAGGTTGAGCTTCGCCTCCATGCCGGACATCGCGTAGATCTGGCTGCCGAGCCGCGGCACGAAGAAGCTGTTCATCACCGTCGCCGAGGTGATGCGGAAATCGATCGGCGTGCCGGCGGGGACGATCACGCGGTTGACCGTCGCGATCCCCTGTTCGGGATAGACGAACAGCCATTTCCAATCGAGCGCGACGACCTGGACGACGATCGGCTTCTGCCTGGACGCCAGCGGCCGGCGCGGGTCGAGATCATGCGCAGCGATCCAGCCCATCCCGCCGAGGAAGATGATGACGAGCAGCGGCACCGACCAGACGAGCAGTTCGAGCTTGCCCGAATAGGCGAAGTCCGGGCGGCGCCTGGCGCGCGCATTGCCGGCGCGGAACCACCAGGCGAAGGCGATGGTCGCGACGATCACCGGCACGACGATGCCGAGCATCACCGCGAGCGAATTGATCAGCAGCGTCTTCTCGCCGGCGGCGACCGGTCCGGCGGGATCGAGCAGCGCAGGTGTGCAACCGCCCAGCCCGAGCGCGGTCGCGGCAACAGCGAGCGGTTTCAACATGCGGTCGACGGCGAGCAGATCATCGAATCCCTTTGCGGAGCCGTCGTGACGGTTCTCCTTCATCGGGCAAACGGATGGCGATGCGGGTGGTTTCGTCGGGTGACGAACTATTGCTGGTTGCGCACCCGTTCGAGTCGATCATCGATGAGGTGGCCCTGCACCAGATATCAGAGCATTGTGGGAGCCGCAGCCTTCCTCTCGCGCCGCCACGTCAGCGACTGGCGGTTGAGCGCGGCGAGATCGACCGTCCCTTCGGCGGCCCCC
Encoded proteins:
- the cyoA gene encoding ubiquinol oxidase subunit II; its protein translation is MLKPLAVAATALGLGGCTPALLDPAGPVAAGEKTLLINSLAVMLGIVVPVIVATIAFAWWFRAGNARARRRPDFAYSGKLELLVWSVPLLVIIFLGGMGWIAAHDLDPRRPLASRQKPIVVQVVALDWKWLFVYPEQGIATVNRVIVPAGTPIDFRITSATVMNSFFVPRLGSQIYAMSGMEAKLNLMADKPGRYPGLSAHYSGEGFSDMDFVVDAVPPQQFAAWAAGTKGRGPALDADSYHALARQRGNLKPFAYGSVPAGFFAAAVREAGAPVHEVDNGGREN